Genomic window (Rhizobium brockwellii):
AGGAAATCCACCCGGTCGCGGAGGGGAAATGAAGCAGATCTACGTGGTCGGCACGGCCGACACGAAGGGCGAGGAGCTTGAGTATCTGGCCGCTTGCATCGAAGCGGCGGGCGGGGGTGTTGTCCGCGTCGACGTCGGCATAGGCGAGCCTGCGACCGCCGTCGATGTGAAGGCCGACGCAGTGGCGGCGTGCCATCCTGACGGGGCGGAAGCCGTTCTTGCCAGCGGGGACCGCGGAAGGGCGGTCGAGGCGATGGGCATTGCCTTCGCGCGTTTCCTCGTGGAGCGCCAGGATATCGCCGGCGTCATCGGTATCGGTGGAGGCGGGGGCACTTCGATCATTACCGCAGGCATGCGCCAATTGCCGCTCGGTCTGCCAAAGATCATGGTCTCGACGCTCGCATCCGGCGACGTTGCTCCCTATGTCGATGTTTCCGACATCGTGATGATGCCCTCGGTCACGGACATGGCGGGCCTGAACCGGCTGAGCCGCGTCATCCTTCACAACGCCGCCCAGGCGATCACCGCCATGGCCCGCCGCCCGGCTGAGGTGACTGCATCCAAACCGGCCCTCGGGCTTACCATGTTCGGCGTTACCACACCTGCCGTATCCGCCATGGCCGAGCGCCTTCGGGCGGACTATGATTGCCTGGTCTTCCACGCCACAGGCACGGGCGGGCGGGCGATGGAGAAGCTTGCCGACAGCGAGCTCATCTCTGGCGTGCTCGACATCACGACGACCGAGGTCTGCGACCTGCTTTTCGGCGGCGTCTTGCCCGCCACCTCGGACCGTTTCGGCGCCATTGCTCGCAAAGGCTTGCCCTATGTCGGTTCGGTTGGTGCGCTCGACATGGTGAATTTCTGGGCGCCGGAGACCGTTCCTGAGCGCTATGCCGGCCGGCTGTTTTACCGGCACAACCCGAACGTCACCTTGATGCGCACAACGTCGGCCGAATGTGCGCAGATTGGCCGCTGGATCGGCGACAAGCTCAATCTCTGCCACGGCCCCCTACGCTTCCTCATTCCCGAAAAGGGCGTTTCGGCCCTCGACATCGAAGGCGGTGCGTTCTTCGATCCGCAAGCCAACGCCGCGCTTTTTGCCGCGCTCGAGGCGACGGTGAAGCCGACGGCGTCGCGACGTATTATTCGCCTGCCGTTCCATATCAACGACCCAGATTTCGCCGAGGCCGCCGTCGCAGCCTATCGTGACATCGCCAACCCCTGAGAGACAAATCGATGCCAGTCATACCGCGCAACACCATCCTCGAAAAATTTCACGGCATGATCGCAGCCGGCGTGCCGATCGTCGGCGGCGGCGCCGGCACGGGCATCTCCGCCAAGGCCGAGGAGGCAGGCGGCATCGACCTCATCATTATCTACAATTCCGGGCGCTACCGGATGGCGGGGCGCGGTTCGGCGGCCGGACTGCTGGCCTATGGCAATGCCAACGAGATCGTCAAGGACATGGCACTTGAAGTGTTGCCGGTCGTGAAAAAGACGCCGGTTCTCGCCGGCGTCAACGGCACGGACCCCTTCGTGCTGATGCCGCGCTTCCTCGCCGACCTCAAGGCAATGGGCTTTTCCGGCGTACAGAACTTCCCCACCATCGGCCTCTTCGATGGCCGGATGCGGCAGAGTTTCGAGGAGACAGGCATGAGCTACAATCTGGAGGTCGAGATGATCGCCACCGCCCACGGGCTCGACCTGCTGACGACCCCCTATGTCTTCAACGAGAGCGAGGCTATCTCCATGACGGCGGCCGGGGCCG
Coding sequences:
- a CDS encoding Tm-1-like ATP-binding domain-containing protein, translated to MKQIYVVGTADTKGEELEYLAACIEAAGGGVVRVDVGIGEPATAVDVKADAVAACHPDGAEAVLASGDRGRAVEAMGIAFARFLVERQDIAGVIGIGGGGGTSIITAGMRQLPLGLPKIMVSTLASGDVAPYVDVSDIVMMPSVTDMAGLNRLSRVILHNAAQAITAMARRPAEVTASKPALGLTMFGVTTPAVSAMAERLRADYDCLVFHATGTGGRAMEKLADSELISGVLDITTTEVCDLLFGGVLPATSDRFGAIARKGLPYVGSVGALDMVNFWAPETVPERYAGRLFYRHNPNVTLMRTTSAECAQIGRWIGDKLNLCHGPLRFLIPEKGVSALDIEGGAFFDPQANAALFAALEATVKPTASRRIIRLPFHINDPDFAEAAVAAYRDIANP
- a CDS encoding phosphoenolpyruvate hydrolase family protein, yielding MPVIPRNTILEKFHGMIAAGVPIVGGGAGTGISAKAEEAGGIDLIIIYNSGRYRMAGRGSAAGLLAYGNANEIVKDMALEVLPVVKKTPVLAGVNGTDPFVLMPRFLADLKAMGFSGVQNFPTIGLFDGRMRQSFEETGMSYNLEVEMIATAHGLDLLTTPYVFNESEAISMTAAGADIVVAHMGVTTGGTIGATSGKSLDDCVDEIAAISKAARSVRDDIIVLCHGGPISMPEDARYVLERCPGCHGFYGASSMERLPAEAAIRKQTEDFKALAIGAVV